gacaatggtggagtgggggccacgtcccgcacccgagccgccaccatgatggggcccaccccggaccctcccctttctatgtcagtttgtgcggtcggagtccgcacctttggggggggggggggggtactgtcacgccctggccttagtattctttgttttctttatgttttttagttaggtcagggtgtgacatggggaatgtatgtgtttttgtagtgtctagtgtagttgtctagttatgtctatggctgcctagattggttctcaattagaggcagctgtggttcattgtctctgattgagagccatatttaaggcagtcataggcattggggttttgtgggtaattgtctgtgtctatgttctatgttgcatgtgtgcacttagttcatttatatagcttcacgttcgtctatttgttgttttgtttcgtttttcttcttaataataaagagaagatgtatttttcacacgctgcgccttggtccactctctcacccttagacagccgtgacagGGACGTATGTTTgaaatgctttttacatttgtaacacaaaccatttttgagaaaatcatgatgatagtggccattttaggccatTTTTTAGACTTATACATGCCCCCCTCCATGAACCAGACAACACCTTGTTGTCATTATACTCCTAATAGGCGTATCACTACATTATGAAATACAATTTGACACATTAATTCATTCAACATTAAAACTATTAATATCTCAAAAGTACCCTTTTTCATTTTGTTAATTTTTATACAAGTACATACAATTTCCAGAGTGAGCTCTCTGCTACTTTTAAAATGatgatacattttatgagcaCTACCAACACAGTCAATTTGAAAATGGATTCAAAGGGAactccctctgctggtgatttgctgaATATTCAATTTCTCTAGGAGGGCTGTGATTGGCTAGGGACCTATAATGTAAATTTCTATGTATAACATCGATAATTGATTGAAAAGTGCAAACTCTGGCAGTTTGATGTGCTTTaagagtatattgttccaaacaataTGTCTAAAAATAAGCAAAATCAAAATGGGTACTTTTGAGATATTAATAATTATATTTtttaatgttgaatgtttatgCATAATGTAGCAATACTCCATAttttagagcacactataaggagtataatgacactaAGATGTTGTCTGCACCATGTATGGTTCACCGGTGatagggtcttacaggaggcatgaatagctctaaaaagggcctaacatggccactttcatcatgattttcttTTGTGATCCATGTAATAAGCATGTTAAACATCGTTCCTCTCAATTAAGTTTTATGTGAGAATTGCTATAACAATCTAAACAAGTACCCACATTATTTTCGGGCTATGCTGACATGTAATAGTGATAATACTGTGGCCTCAACATTAACTAAGTCATAAAAACGGTTTTACATTATCTCAGCAGGAGTATTAAACCACTGTGGATATGTTAGATGGCTGGTGTGGTTGTAGCAGCCCTGTCACAACGCTAGCTTGATTTATGTCCTTTATTGTCAAAGATCGATGACTTGTCCAAACAAATATAACTAACAAGGCTTTATGACTCTCTATTACGTAGATGCTCTCACACTATCTCCCTTTTATTTCCTGTTTCCAAGAACTAACTTCCATTTCAAACCATGTGAAACACAAGCTCACATAGTCAACACAATGCACATACAATGCACAATGGGACAAAAGCATTTGGCCAAAGCAAGATGCTTTGTAATACAGGCCAAGCAGTTGCCTTGGTGACCCAATCAGTGTATGGCGTGACACCTGCTAGTTCATCTCACTGCAGAGTGGGCTTAATAAAAATAATCACAGGCTCATAGTAATCATAGTAATGATAGAGTATGAGCAAACATGTTCTATCATCATCCGGAGAGAGGAAGTAGTGTTATTAAATGAAGTCGGATATCCTATCGCATTGAGATGGATGCTGCCTAGCTTCCTAAGGATAGGCTCTGTTTAGTATCCAAGGATAAAAAGTTTAAAATAAATGGATAATTCTGTATATGCTTCATATGAATTATGCAGTGAGAATGttagtatttttttaaacagtgtTGTACTACACTGTCAAAATCATATATCTCGACTTTGCTATTCATTTTCCGAATCAATATTGGGTGTCTGCAAATCTTCTCAAACTTTGACCGTCACTGACTCATATTAACCATTTGCGTATGGAAGTGATATAATCAAAAGTAAGACAAAGACACAgtttcaatattcaaatgttAGTTTTTTATTCAAATAACTTAGCATATTCTTTCTGTcctgtaaaaacaacaacagtatCAGACAACAGTAGAAATCAGACAACAGTAGAAATATATTGCACAgttttttcttcctctctttgtCTTGTTAAATACATTATTTAACACATAGAGACAACAGAACTGAGTAGAAACAAATAATAGTGTAAATACTCATTTGCATGTAGAAAACATGCAGGGTTcaggagtaactgattacatgcaatcaattacatgtaatctgattacaaaaaaacAAACTGCAACTGTAATCAGTTACAGTACGTTACCAGCAAAACTATTATAATCAGATTACAGGTACTTTGTAAGAACTCGATGATTACTTCACAGATTACGTCTAAATTCAGCAAGGATGTTTGAGGAAAAATACATTTAcatctttctgttttctcaatgacaatcaattcagcattgaaaaaaggctcAAGTTTAATTGTTCCACCTtagtgagtctgaccacaagtcaaggaccactgtgatgacacaccaaatgcgtttgatggatcctttttgttttcttctaaagcctcttaaggggaaagtcatctaaatgtaatccaaaagttactttactgattacaattttggacaagtaactgtaatggattacatttacaaAGTAACATACCCAACCTTGAAAACATGTCTAGTTACGAACACAGTTAGACATTGATGCAATAGAATGAGACACTATATCAGTGTACCTTTGATTGTTAAAGTCCAACTCATTGTCAATGCATCCTTTGCACACTCCCTTCAGCCCACTCTGTATCTCCGTACATTCACTAATGATAGTCCACATCATGTGGTGATATTGCCATCTCGGTTCTTGTCCCAGCTTCTGTCCATATGGGGTATCACCCCGtctgtcttttctctttctctttccctccttcagaGCTCTATGGTGATTGACAGTCTTCATCTTTCAAAATAGCTGGCATCAGAATTTCCCCATCTCTTGTCCGACGAGACATCTGTCCATTTCCATCGTTAGATATTCCCATCTTAAGGCTTCACGCCTGGTCAACGTTCTACGGCGATAAGTTCGTTTTCTGTTCAAACTTTAGATGACCACACTAGGTCCACTGCTACTAGTTCACGCCTTCTTGGAGGTGGATGTGCACTTGGCACAGAGCTGGCTGATCAGGTCTTTGTAAGCCGGGGAACGGAGGAAGCGAGGGTAGCAGTCCTTTGCCATGAGAAGATAGATCCTGTGCTGGGCCATGTCGAAACAGGAAGTAGATGGATCTTTCAGGTTGGCCCTGGTGATGTCACGAGTCTCGTGGTCAATGTTCACCTGGagatagagaatggagagagagaggttagtcaGCTGCTGCAGTCTGAATGAAGATGTGTTATTTCTTATTTATCGTTGTAATAAAGTTGTAATTTATAGTTGTAATGAAGATAATTGAAATTATGACGCCAAAGAAATGTCATTGGTGAGGGAGATTAAAGCAAGCTTTTGAGGGATGCATACCTCTCGGGGTGCGTCGGTGCAGATGAACTCATCATAGATTCTCTGGGCTTTGGCGGCCAGCTTGGCAGCAGACTTAGTGCTCCTGAAGTCCTCACAGGCAAAGTAGAACGCAATGTTTTCCTCACTGAACTCTGACACCAGGAAATCTGTGAAGGCTATCAGTCCATCTGATGAAGAGAGAgcgaaagtgagagagagattaaTATTGATACAGTTCAATAACAAGGAAGCTATGTAGTAGGCTATCCTAGCATCTGTGTCCTTGCATTACCTactgtgtgggtatgtgtgtgtacattagtgtgtgtgtacatgtgtgtgtctctacatGTGTGTACAAGTGTATGCATTTGTCTGTATCTTGTGGAATAACCCCCAGCACTGTGCCAGCATGTGTATTCTACAGCAGCGGCTGTGTGATGTTGTGAGGATCAAATCTCTTATCTTCTTAATTAGCAAGCTCCCAGTAATACTCTATAAGCACCTGGGGCTAAAAtggaacaatatatatatatatatatatattttttttaaatgggacAAAATATCCTACTCTAATCTAAGTGCCGAATTAAAGGTTTATTTTCGTCGCATCTCTACAGaactagttgtgtgtgtgtgtatatgtgtgtgtgcagtgaaGAGTAAGGTTAACTTACGTTTATTGGACAGCAGCTTTTCGAAAGACTCTTTCCACCTCATGCATTCTTCCAGAGTAGGTCTAGTTTTGCCTATTTTGCAGCTTGATAGACTCCAGTTGGGTTTTTGCAGAAAGTTGACCATTCTTGATTTCAGTTCCTTGGCCCTAAGGAGAGAGAATAATATCATAGGTAAGATAAATAATGCACAAGTCCTTGAATTGAGTCCTTGTTCAGTACAATATTTTGATACTAACTAGTCATTAACAAATCGAGACACGTCTCCTCGCTACAAGGTCTAAATTTAGAATCCACTAAAACCGCCTTCACCTTCATCATTACAGAAGCTGGAAAGCCAAATAATAATCCCCTTTAATCCTTTAATCCAAATGCCAGAGACAGCGACAGTGAAGAGTTGTATGTACCTTTCTAGGCAGGTGAAAGACAGAGCTAGTCCTTTGCACATAGTTGATGTGGATGGCAGAGAGCGGTACGTAGTGTAGGTAAGTAAATCCTTTGAGTTGAGGCGAGCAGTTGGACTGAGATCAACAGAGtgtgtctgcagtgagggagCAGAGAGCTTTTATCCCCCAGCCTGAGACTTGTCATCAGCCTACTCAGCCAATGACACGGCctcgaggctgtgtgtgtgtgtgtgtgtgtgcacgcgcgcacacgtgtgtgagagagggagatacagagagagagatggggaaggagcACGAAAaataggaagggagggagggtgtgagagagagaaagagagagggaaatataggagagcgagagatggagggcgAAGCTGTGAAATTACTTTTCAACATCCCTGAAATCAAACAAGTcttttgtgttgtttgttctgctctctgaaaacatgttattgtccgATTGGACAAAATTAATCTCCCACTTACATGGGCCAGtgggtgtttgtttgtgtgtgtgtgtgtgtgtgtgtgtgtgtgtgtgtgtgtgtgtgtgtgtgtgtgtgtgtgtgtgtgtgtgtgtgtgtgtgtgtgtgtgtgtgtgtgtgtgtgtgtgtgtccatgtcggtgtgtgtgtgcatgcatggatGTGTTTGTATTCATATGTTTATGCGTGTATGTGTGGCAGTGTTTACTAACCATAAGGAAGAGGTGTCAACATGTTCACTGTTATATCCACCACCTGTTGGATGTCACCTCGACAAGGATGCTCTTCCTTTGTCTGTTGTTAATAATGATCACTGCTtggaaacacacacaggagacaacAGGGGAGATAAAATGAGAATACAGTAATAACCCCTTAACAAAGATGATCTCATACTGTAGATACAAAAagtccaggggcctcatttatcaatcaTGCACAGGCACACATTTTTTACAATAATAATCCATATTAAGTACAGTAATTTGTTCAAGAGGCATGTGTGAAAGTTTTATAAATCACACTTTTTCTATGTGTTTTAAATTTAATTTGTAAGTAGTATTTTATAATAACTACGCAATATTGACAAATGAGGCCCTAGGGCTTGTTTCAGGGAAGGAAATGTGGTTTGATTATTTAGTCATGTTTAATGATCATTATAACGTTTGATTGGATATACACAGCTCCTTGATATTCCACAAATGGAAAGGTTGATAGCATCTCCGGTAAATGACTGCAGATGCTATCACCTTTCCTTTTTTTAGGAATATCAAGGATCTACAATGACTCAGATAAACACCTCATTCCAGTGGCgccacatatactgtatatattaaagTTTACTGGAACCAGGAACCACTTAAGATAAATAATATTGTACCTGCACCCCACATTCAGGAGAAAACACAGGACAAATATTAATTTGGGAAATACAATACAAACAGATgtaataacacaaacacacactacaatGAAACTGAAACTCCCATCATCATACCCATTGTTTTGAGCCCTTTTTCAATAAACTCTCTCTACACAACAGCTCTGCCTATATAGttgcatgtacagtatatcatcaTAATGTCATCAGAGACAGGTGCATCATTTTCATTGCCCATCCTTCTTACATGACccgagagaaaaaaaacatatgaCTGTGCAATACACAAACATAATGAATCAGAGCATTAATAAAGCGTAGTTAGCGATGATGAGGATGAATCAACCTGCATCATCAGTGTATGATTCATAGAATAGACCCTAGGGACCATTCGGGTTAGCTAACGCTCCACACAGGGGCATCATACACCAATTATTTTAGAGGGGCCACAAATTACGTAGGATGTAGAAGGGGAAAGTTGGAGAAttttgcatttttcaaacacctgaaacagctttttcctgccaTCTAGAACCATAATTATTATGGCTAATTCTATGTAAACAATATGTGCATTTTTCTGCATAGGTTATATAAGTGATAATgaccgagaagccggtgtttgttggctatattggcacgggtgttgttaggcccgagacgaagtcGAGCGCTGGCAAACTTTGCCAATATATCTATGAAACACCGGATAATGATCACCTAATAATGAtcgacatattttcattaaaaacaatTTTAGTATTAATTTATTTGTACTagttcatccttccacaagatataatcccgacacaaatctagggtcgCTAGAGACGCAACCTAGTCGATcgttatttttgttctgtatctatggacgcgacccagtcgttcgttctaaatgttccattgccatgctgactggcaacgttcttatcccttgcctgctagctagccaactacggctaatttactgtcacgtcaaaaagtgcagaCTGAATAACAGCAAAATAGCTGCATTTGCaattgtttaagctgttttctagttaagatgtatttggatacatccatagcAATGCACTTATGATGCGTGACTTTGCCTGGCAGAAAAAATGTGTTCTcttgtcaggacactgttcagACAAAAGAAACAAAATCCATGATGTTCATTTTAATTAATTTTAATAAATGAAACCATACATTCCCTTTGTTATCCACGACAGCTgacttaagtgataatgcccgagaagccagtgtttgttggatatattggcacgggtgtctCACTTGGGCCCAGACGATTCTTTGTGACCTTGTTATATGCGAGAGTGGCGTATctgagagagagaatacattgtTATAATATTGTTTTCGAGTAGCCTAATTATGAGTGCAACTTAGAAATAACACAAACAGGCAATGAACAACATACCTTAGACCATTCTCGTCTGTTTTTATAAGGAATGAGTTGAGCTTTAATCGTCTGTTCCCCTCTTTTCCTCTTTGACCCAGATGTAACTGGCGGTCGAACCACACTTTCTGGACCAGACCCCTTGGTGTACCGGGATTCAGAGCCTGAGTGTAGGTTTTTCCATCTGTTGGTGTGCAACACTTGCATAAAAGGTtagctatattttcagcaccagcCACTGTTCACCTCCTATTGATTGCCGCCAGTTGTTTTTTAAATTGaacccttatttaactaggcaagtcagttaagaacaaattcttatttacaatgacggcctaccccggccaaacccggatgacgctgggccaattgtgagcactccctatggcactcccaatcatggtcggatgtgatacagcctgaattcaaaccaAGGACTGTAGTAAAGCCTCCtgcaccgagatgcagtgcctaagactgctgtgccacttgggagccatggccaaaatatatatactgtgtatgtatatatttttttcagaaCATTAACCGTGTGTTGGTAGATACGTGTGTAGGTAGATGTGGAAAGATAGACAGAAATGATTTGTTGTAAGTTGTGTGGGGTTCAaacctagctcaagttggggagggggtttcacacctagctcagcTATTAGACAATTCTATAGTAAAGGATGattagtctattgttcagctaatagcccatcctTCTATGCTTGTGAAAAACTAATAATAATACCTTTTCCCCTTTCCACGTTAAAGATTCCAATTGATAAAGTGTTTTTAGCCACAATCAGCCCCAACCCCAATTAATACATTTGGGCACAGTCAATAgcgtgctggacttcgggctataatgttgagggttcgaaacctgctccctgctAGTTTCATTGCATTATTATGCCTGTCTCAGAGCAAATAGCCTGAATTGTTATTCCCATCTCGTTCCTTGCCGTCATTCTCCgcctgagtggctcgcttgtgggtGTGCTGGCAGGATGTActgttttttattctgtatatatgaattacaaatcagcctttacttaaatTATGTTTCtggtctattgcatagttacaatgtataatcattgatgtcccaggagcaggagtggtaaacaatgttgaagtgtataattgtaatacatcattcaaagaatggagtttgatacacctggtattggatatgactgaaaaaaacTTTGCAAAATAGCGATTTTCATAAATTAACTTTTTGACAAAAGAATATGAActatcgtttgtctctacattaactaacatattcctctcaattgtacattttttgcttgacttgttatgatgttataattacttacatttgcttccaccatgatgttttgtcagccatctttgctgaagccaCCAGGGACGGGTGGCTCGCATCAAATTCTtaattggaaccactcgatatgattggtcatataaaaaccttgggacccaaatgctgAAAATGAGTGgtctaactccccctggtggtggtctggagcaatgaagccgtgacgctaggtacctctaagtcccgcggtgtaagctcgcaacttttaaaggaggaaccactgtatgtaTCACATGATTATGAAGACATAAATGTATGAAAATGTGTACACTTTTTTCAAATTGATGTCATTCTGTCTATTAATgttatgtattatgtcatgttttttgttttgtgtggacccaaggaagagtagctgttgctttAGCATCAGCTATTGTGGATGCCattaaaatataataaaatactAGTAATTGcatgcttttctaaagtctaacaaccttgccagcaggcatgccagctaagatagttagacaagctacttTAATTTGATTGATGGTCTGAAAtggcttggtagctagttatgaggttgggagattgggatcCTATCTAGCTgtctagctaaagccaacttcataacaTTTCTAGGtggctagtattacagagaaacaacaaaacattttcatTTTATTATTCATCAAGAAGAAATCAATAGGCTATATAGCTTGATCAAATTAATTTACAAACATACCTACTTGCGAGTCCTCCCTATCACCGTCAGCTAAAATCAAATCAACCACTGTATGTGTCAGtctgcactctctctcctcttccactcATGATACTGCACACACTATTATCTAGCATCCTGCCTAGCATATCTTTGCTCCGTGCACCTGGGAAGGAACCACTTACTAGGGAGAATAGGGGGAAGGGGGGCTGGACAGTGTGCCCCCTCCACAAAATACCACTGAcagatctttaaaaaaaatctgagggcATTGGTTGTtttgccccctatgggcatgatgccACTGGCTCCACAACACAGTATCTTAACCACGATGCAAAAGAACATTCGATTATGATTTAATACGAGCGTATAAAAGGTCTTTCTGGTCCCTAGAAAGGCCTGGGGGAACCCacccacacatacagacacacagtcatCACACTACTGTCATCACACACTAAGGTCTGTTTGTTCCTCCATCAATCTgttaggaagagagggaggaagagtctGTTCAAGGAGGGAAATAATGTGTTTGTTGTGTAAGATGAAGCACAAAACAAGTTCTCCAGAAGCTGTGAAGaatctgtctccctctgtctctcgttGAGtcttttcacccccccccccccccccccccccagccgaGTTGATTTAGTacgtcattttaggcgaaaactgaaaaaaagggtacgatccttaagaggttttaaactgtctcctccccttcatctacaccaattgaagaggatttaacaagtgatatcgAAAAGAGTCATAGcattcacttggattcacctggtcagtctatttggtatttggtattttattcggatccccattagctgctgcaaaagcagcagctactcttcctggggtccacacaaaacatgaaacgtaatacagaatgacataatacagaacatcgttagacaagaacagctcaaggacagaactacatacttttttaaaaaggcacacgtagcctacatatcaatgcatacacacaaactatctagttCAAaaaggggagaggcgttgtgccgtgaggtgtttcTTTCTCTGCTTTGTGAGCCCAGGCTTgatgtttatttgagcaatatgagatggaaggaagttccatggaataagggctctatataatactgtacgttttcttgaatttgttctggatttgcggactatgaaaagacccctggtggcatgtctggtgggataagtgtgtgtgtcagagctgtgtgtaagttgactatgcaaacaatttgggattttcaacacatgaatgtttcttataaaaagaagaagtgatagTCAGTCTCTcttcaactcttagccaagagagactggcatgcatagtatttatatcagccctctgattacaattaagagcaaaacgtggtgctctgttctgggccagctgcagcttaactaggtctttccttgcagcactggaccacacaactggacaataatcaagattagacaaaagtagagcctgcagaacttgctttttggagtgtggtgtcaaaaaagcagagcttCTCTTTTttacggctagacctctccccatctttgcaaccattgtatctatatgttttgaccatgacagtttacaatctaaggtaacgccaagtaatttagtctcctcaacttgttcaacagccacaccattcattatcaGATTCATctgaggtctagcacttaaggaatgagttataccaaatacaatgctcttagttttagagatgttcaggaccagtttattactggccatccattccaaaacagactgcaactctttgttaagggttttagtgacttcattagctgtggttgctgatgtgtatatggttgaatcatcagcatacatggacacacatgctttgtttaatgccagtggccggtcattggtaaaaatagaaaagcgTAGAGGGCCTAGATAGCTGccctgcagtacaccacactttacatgtttgacattagagacggttccattaaagaaaaccctttgagttctattagatagatagctctgaatccattatatggcagaggttgaaaagccatagcacttaagttttttcaacaacatgttatggtcaataatatcaaaggctgcactgaaatctaacagtacagctcccacaatcttcttattatcaatttcttacaaccaatcatcagtcatttgtgtcagtgcagaaCATGTTTAGTGCCCTTCTCTaaaagcatgctgaaagtctgttagtaatttgtttacagagaaatagcattgcatttggtcaaacacaattttttccaacagtttgctaagagctggcagcaagcttataggtctgctgttagaaccagtaaaggccgcttcaccactcttgggtagtggaattactttggcttccctccaggtgTCAATGCCAGGAGGCATTGCACTGCTCTTCAAACTTGCACTGCTTTtcattcattatttgtttttttatgcgtGAATATAATTAATCACTGTTTGTCatgggcatttcctgcctaagtttgcccactttgccaatgaaataatcattaaaataattggcaacatcaaatggttttgtaaTGAATAAGCCACCTgatatgtcaaggaaagagcaggtattctttaatattttgtatactcagtgtatacaaAAATAAgtaaagatttatgttaaaattaTGGATTCTATATGGCCGTTAAGTTCAGCTATAGAAAGGCGAATCATATAAGGGATGTTTTACACAGGTCTAGTAGTAGTTCCCAGTAGCCTTTTGGTCTGCATTTGGGATTCTGAAAATATACAAAAACAGCTGATTGTCTGTCACTGTTAGATGCTTGATATAACATAATCACACAGACTGTTATAAGATCCCCTGATAAGGACAATACCCTGCACACAAGCAGATGAGAAGATAAGATACTGTATCAACCAAAGATATATCCATTCACACATAATTTCATATGGAAATATTAATTAGAAGCGTCTCTATTCTTTTATTAATTCCGTTCTGGTCTTTCATGGAATGTGCTTGATTATTTCCCGACATAGCCTCTCTGAACCGGTTTGCTGGCGCTTTGTAGTGGTGCTGTGTAGCAGCACTGAGTGTGTTATTCTGCACCAAATAGCCATCTGTTTATCTAACTATCTGTTGAAAATCCAATTTacttgtcacatgtgctgaatacaacaggtgtagacattaccgtgaaatgcttacttacaagctgtaaaaaaaaatgcattgttggttaactaagtttgctaaaataattaacgaaaagttaaataaactaaagtaaaaaaaaaaagacaataaataacaataacgaggctatatataaggggtaccggtaccgagtcaatgtgcgggggtacaggctagtcgacgtaatttaggtaatatgtacagtacatgtaggtaggtgtaaagtgactatgcatagataata
This genomic window from Salvelinus namaycush isolate Seneca chromosome 8, SaNama_1.0, whole genome shotgun sequence contains:
- the LOC120051873 gene encoding regulator of G-protein signaling 5-like → MCKGLALSFTCLERAKELKSRMVNFLQKPNWSLSSCKIGKTRPTLEECMRWKESFEKLLSNKHGLIAFTDFLVSEFSEENIAFYFACEDFRSTKSAAKLAAKAQRIYDEFICTDAPREVNIDHETRDITRANLKDPSTSCFDMAQHRIYLLMAKDCYPRFLRSPAYKDLISQLCAKCTSTSKKA